From the genome of Salmonella enterica subsp. houtenae serovar Houten:
CTCCCCTTCCACAATGCGAAAATGCGCGGCATCGAAATATTTATCCAGCATCCACGGACGGGTTCTGTCCACCAGCACCAGCTTACCGATCTGCTCCAATTGATAGTCGGTGGGAAAGGGCGCGATCATAATGACCGGTTTATCTTTTTCGCCGATCCGCGCCGTGGAAATCACAAAATCCTCCACAATACTTTCCCGCGCCTCATAGTCGCGTAACGTCAGAGTGCGGGCAATTTCAATCTGCGGGTATTTCCGCGCCAGTACCGCTTCAATCATCCGCACCATCGCATTACCAGCATCACACACCAGCAGTACCTGCGGTTGCCGCTGGTAGCCGATGTTGTAACTACGTTCCAGCCCAACGCCAATATGCAGCACCAGAAAGCCGATTTCGTTTTCACTAATGGTATACGGCGTGTATTTTCCCCAACTCGATATCGCCGCCAGCGTCATATCCCACGCCATCGGATAGTGCTGCTTAATATTTTCCAGTAGTGGATTGGGGATCATGATCTGGTAGCGCACGCGGGTGATCATCGTTTTGATGTGGGTCAGCAAGTCCGCGTGAAGCTGTTTATCATTCAACAGGTTATAGTTGTACTGGGTATTAATAAAATTGAGGATATAGTGCACCAGCGCCTCTTCATCATCGGCATTAATGGCGCTGGGGGCAATCTCCTGTACCTGGCGGGCGGCAATATGCACCTTCAGCCAGCTTACTTCCGGCTCCGACAGCGGCTTGTCGGCGAGCTGTTGTAGTAGCTCCGCAATCTCATGCGCCGCATGGCGCACCTTTTCATCTACCTCTTCCGCCACGCATTCCGATAACGGATAGCCCTCGCGAATACGCCGTACCGCCACCGCGCAATATAAACGCAGAAACAGCTCGCCCTCATCGGTCAGGCGGATTTGAAAATGAGAGAAAATATTCGGCAAAAGAGACCGCAGCCGTTGAGACACATCGGTGTTCAGCGTGGTATTAACGATTAACGGATGGGACGGCTCCTGCTGCGCCAGCGTCCATAAAAGATCGGTCAGACAAGCGCGAATCGCCATCTCTCCGCCAAACAGTTTCATGCCATGACGCGGACGCGTTTCCAGCGTCAGATGATAACGCAGCAAATGCTCGCGCACGTCCGCCATGTCGTTCTGCAGCGTCGCACGGC
Proteins encoded in this window:
- the licR gene encoding probable licABCH operon regulator Includes: putative phosphotransferase enzyme IIB component;Putative PTS system EIIB component; Includes: RecName:Full=Putative phosphotransferase enzyme IIA component; Putative PTS system EIIA component, giving the protein MRFPNQRLAQLFAMLQNETLPQDELAQRLSVSTRTVRADIAALNMLLTPHGAQFTLSRGSGYQLKIDDPARYQSLQTQHSPALARGPRTSQERIHYLLARFLTSVFSLKLEDLADEWFVSRATLQNDMADVREHLLRYHLTLETRPRHGMKLFGGEMAIRACLTDLLWTLAQQEPSHPLIVNTTLNTDVSQRLRSLLPNIFSHFQIRLTDEGELFLRLYCAVAVRRIREGYPLSECVAEEVDEKVRHAAHEIAELLQQLADKPLSEPEVSWLKVHIAARQVQEIAPSAINADDEEALVHYILNFINTQYNYNLLNDKQLHADLLTHIKTMITRVRYQIMIPNPLLENIKQHYPMAWDMTLAAISSWGKYTPYTISENEIGFLVLHIGVGLERSYNIGYQRQPQVLLVCDAGNAMVRMIEAVLARKYPQIEIARTLTLRDYEARESIVEDFVISTARIGEKDKPVIMIAPFPTDYQLEQIGKLVLVDRTRPWMLDKYFDAAHFRIVEGEIDQQTLFKTLCDQLHEEGFVDAAFLDSVIEREAIVSTLLGDGIALPHALGLLAKKTVVYTVLAPQGIVWGDETAHVIFLLAISKSEYEEAMAIYDIFVTFLRERAVTRLCACQNFTQFKTVAMACVSRF